A genome region from Vicia villosa cultivar HV-30 ecotype Madison, WI unplaced genomic scaffold, Vvil1.0 ctg.000606F_1_1, whole genome shotgun sequence includes the following:
- the LOC131629814 gene encoding zinc finger BED domain-containing protein RICESLEEPER 2-like, with the protein MSKLAKCKQCGSLIEYNGGTSVMLAHFKRCCVNPDNVVNGTMHEPSSSSMENREEVVNLSPSVPKFDQVSRMDLTKMFVAMELPFQKGGLKEVDESVVRIRAAVRYVRRTPSRFRRFKKCIDHEIIGYKGYVPRDCDTRWNSTYLMLKGALKHYKTFTKLEFRDRKYFSEISKDKGVPRPEDWEHVELILPFLKIFNEATERILGSSYVTSKKYMLEVFGVGRSILKMCYSEDEKVRSMAIKMKAKYNKYWGKPNHLNMLLLIAMVLDPRCKMKLVVSMAARIYDSSDAEYLKTKLDSHLKSIFEEYSGREMSRLGSSVNLLSGFNVVNDPYHCAEFYRYPILASIAQEVLAIPISSVASESAFSNGGRFLDTYRSSLTAASVEALICTKDWLKGVVPSFLSIEDLDEIDRVEDELHSTPDAGSCSTFVSVVDY; encoded by the exons ATGTCAAAGTTAGCAAAATGCAAGCAATGTGGCTCCTTGATCGAGTATAATGGTGGAACAAGCGTGATGCTAGCTCATTTCAAAAGATGTTGTGTTAATCCAGATAATGTGGTGAATGGGACGATGCATGAACCATCTTCAAGCTCAATGGAAAATAGGGAAGAGGTTGTTAATTTATCCCCCTCGGTTCCCAAATTTGACCAAGTAAGCCGAATGGACTTGACAAAAATGTTTGTAGCCATGGAACTTCCGTTTCAAAAG GGTGGGTTGAAAGAAGTTGATGAATCGGTTGTAAGAATTCGTGCAGCGGTGAGGTATGTGAGGCGTACTCCTTCGAGGTTTCGGAGATTTAAGAAATGTATTGATCATGAAATAATTGGATATAAAGGTTATGTTCCGAGAGATTGTGACACTCGGTGGAACTCAACATATCTAATGTTGAAGGGTGCATTAAAACATTACAAGACTTTTACAAAGTTAGAATTCAGAGATCGGAAATATTTTAGCGAAATAAGTAAGGACAAAGGAGTGCCTAGACCAGAAGATTGGGAGCATGTTGAGTTAATACttccatttttgaaaatatttaatgaaGCTACAGAGCGCATTTTGGGATCTTCTTATGTGACAAGCAAGAAGTATATGCTTGAGGTTTTCGGTGTTGGAAGAAGCATTCTGAAAATGTGTTATTCAGAAGATGAAAAGGTAAGATCAATGGCTATAAAGATGAAGGcaaaatacaataaatattgGGGAAAACCTAACCACCTTAACATGTTGTTGTTGATTGCAATGGTACTAGACCCTCGATGTAAAATGAAGCTTGTGGTATCGATGGCAGCTAGGATTTATGATAGTAGTGATGCAGAATATTTGAAAACCAAATTGGATTCACATTTGAAGTCTATTTTTGAAGAatactctggtagggagatgtctCGTCTAGGTAGTTCAGTCAATCTATTAAGTGGTTTTAATGTAGTTAATGATCCGTACCATTGCGCTGAATTCTATCG ATATCCAATACTTGCAAGCATTGCACAAGAGGTTTTAGCCATACCGATATCCAGTGTAGCCTCTGAATCTGCTTTTAGTAATGGAGGAAGGTTCCTTGACACATATCGTAGTTCTTTAACAGCGGCTAGTGTGGAAGCACTTATTTGTACTAAAGATTGGCTCAAAGGAGTAGTTCCATCTTTTCTTAGTATTGAGGATCTCGATGAAATTGATCGAGTTGAGGATG AACTACATTCTACGCCGGATGCTGGAAGTTGCTCAACTTTTGTGTCGGTTGTTGATTATtga